In Thermodesulfobacteriota bacterium, the genomic stretch GAGGCCCGCCTCCTTCAGCACCCTTACTGCCCTGAAGGTCATGTCCTCGAGGTTCCCTATCGGGGTAGCGACGACGAAAAGCCTTCCCTTCCTCATTTCCTCCTCTCGAAGACAAATGCCGAAGCGAAGGTAAAGGCGATCGCGAAGACCGAGACGAAAGCGATGTCGAGAAGCATCGGGAACTCCGGCGCGAGCCGCCCGGTCCCCGGAAGAAGGACGTGCTTGAATGAATCGACCCCGTAGCAGAGCGGGTTTACATACGCGAACACCTTTATATACGGCGGCAGCGACCCGACCGGGTATAGCGCTCCGCTCAGGAAGAACATCGGTAGCACTATGAAGTTCATGATCACGTTAAAGCCTTCGAGCGAGGCAAGGAACGAGGCCACGAAAAGGCCGAGCGCCGTTATGGCGAGCGCGACAAGCGCCATGAGGGCGAACATGGCGAGGAAGTCGAGGACGCCCACGCCGAGCCCCAGGAAGGGGGCTATGAGAAGGAGTGCAGCGCCCTGAAATACCGACAGGGTGGTCCCGGAAAGGAGCTTCCCGAATACTATCGTGACCCTCGAAACCGGGGATACCAGCATCTCCCGGAGGAACCCGAACTCCCTGTCCCAGACAACGGATATGGTCGAGAAAA encodes the following:
- a CDS encoding ABC transporter permease gives rise to the protein MLTYKAIYVITLREFKRFFRQKGRLVVTAARPLIWLFIVGSGFTMLIDTDEVEYIQFILPGIVGMTILFSSIFSTISVVWDREFGFLREMLVSPVSRVTIVFGKLLSGTTLSVFQGAALLLIAPFLGLGVGVLDFLAMFALMALVALAITALGLFVASFLASLEGFNVIMNFIVLPMFFLSGALYPVGSLPPYIKVFAYVNPLCYGVDSFKHVLLPGTGRLAPEFPMLLDIAFVSVFAIAFTFASAFVFERRK